CTGCCCTGTCTCCCTCATGTACTTGTCTAGCGTTCCCTGAAAGGCATCAATGCTTCAACCACCCCGTGCATGGTAGCAAATTACACATTCTAACCGCTCGATGGGTAAaggagtttctcctgaattctttagatttattagtgactatcttaacTTTATGTCCATTTCATTTTGGTCTTTTCCACAAGGAGAAGCATCTTGTTCTAGCCATCATTAAGCATGCGTTTGATACAGAGTGATGTCCCCTCCATGCTGCCTAACAACTTACCTCAAAAGAGTGCTCGCTACTGCACATAGGCCATTTGACCTCACAAGCCTACTCGGCCatatcaatgtgatcatggctgatcctctatctcggcACCATACTCCTGCTCTCTTCCCTTAACCCGTGAAACCTTTACTGTCGagaaaagcttaaagtttatttattagtgtcgtaagtaggcttacattaacactgcaatgaagttacagtgaaaatcccctggttgccacacttcagcgcctgttcaggtacactgagggagaatttagcatggccaatgtacctaaccagcatgtctttcgtactgtgggaggaaaccggagcacccggaggaaacccatgcagacacagggggaacatgcagattgcacagacagtgacccaagccagaatcgaacccgggtccctgacgctgtgaggcagcagtgctaaccactgtgccaccgtgccgcccatatcaacgagatcatggttgatcctctatTTCAGCAgcatgctcctgctctctccccataccctgtGAAACCTTTACTTACTAGAAATCTATCTTCTACTTCCTTAAATATATTGGGagtcttggcctccacagccttctatggtagagaattccacaagttcaccaccccCTGAGTGAATAAATATCTCCTTATCCTCAGTCCGAAATGGCCTACTCCATATCCTCAAACTGTGTCCCCTGTTCTCGACGCCAAGCACGGACATCGtttctgcatccagtctgtccaaccctgtcagaattttatacatttcaatgagatcccctctcattcttctaaactctaatgattACAGGtctagttgacccaatctctcttcgtacgGCAATCCTGCCGTGCCTGGAATcgttctggtgaaccttcgctgtactccctctatggcaactatatcctttcttaggtaaggagaccaaaactacaaacACTTCTCCAGGTGtcatctcaccaagaccctgtacacgGCAGCAAGACATTTTTGCTTCTGTACTCAAATCAtcttacaatgaaggccaaccTACCATGAGCCTCAGTCTCAATTTCTAATctcttcaagaaggaaatagatttcttgaCTCTTCAgttgtcgagggatatggggagagcgtGGGAGTATGGTGTTAAGATGGaggattatattgaatggcagagccgtagggccgaatagcctacttctgttcctattttctgtgtgatccatgctgactgtcatcTCAAGATTTGTTTCGCATTTTTTattaatgggggaaaaaaaatcacacttAACCAGCACACTAATTTTGTGTGATGCTCTTAAATCATTATCATTTCTGCTAACACACAACTAGACTGGCTCACATGATTACTTACCCTGAAATCTCTCCCGCCACACTTTGGCAGGACTGAATTCTTTTTACGGTTCAGGTGGACGCTGTTTGAGAATTTCATGTTACGTTTTACTTAACTCCCAATGACAAAGCTGTGCCTTTATGCCAGATTGTCTGACTTCTCAACAATGGGAAGGGCAGACTTGACTCTTCTTTCAGTGTCTTTGAACCTTCTTTTCCGCCTTGACCATGAATTTCAGAAGAAGAATATTTTAACAATACCTCCCTTTCAAGCTGAAGgtgttcacggtggcacagtggttcgcactgctgcctcacagcaccagggatccgagttcgattcccagcttgggtctgtgtggagtctgcacgttctccccgtgtctgcgtgggtttcctctgggtgctccagtttcctcccacagtctgaaagatgtgctggttaggtgcgttgaccgtgctaaattcttcctcagtgtgcccgaacaggcgccagagtgtggcgaccacgggatgttcacagtaacttcattgtaatgttaatgtaagcctacttgtgacacgaatagatAAATTGTATGTGATGATCTGTCAAGAAAGCCAGCATGAAAATATTAGAGGAAAATAACTATTCTGTTGAAAGAAAGCACTTTGATTTAAACAAAGGTTAACTGCTGTGTAGGGAGTGACATCTTTTATTCAGCTTGACAGAGCTCTCTTAATTTTCAGTAGCCATTGTAGTATATTGTTAATGGACAGCAGCGAAGTGGGTTGAAAATTTGACTCTCTTTGATTGTCTTTCAGATAAGAAAAGAAATCTGTATGGATCGGGAATACGACAAGAGCAAACCACGGTCAAAGAGGCCAGACAAGGCTCTGTACGTTCCCAGAGCTCGACGGCATGTGAGCGTGGAGCAACAGCCAGAGTGTGGCCCCAAACAAGAGGGGGAAGCCAGAAAGTTGCTCAGAAGCACAACAGAGGCAGCAGAAAAGAGTGAGTCGAGCGCTGTTGCACAGGTGTCATCTTGCAATGACTTGGGAGTGCCCCATGGGCAGATGCGCGCAGACACCAACTTGCCTCAGCAGGAAGAAAGTAAAAACGAGCTTAAAACCAAGGACTTAAAAAAGAAGCAAGGCGTGAACTCTGTCCGAGACAGGAGGTCAGGTGAAGGAAGCGGATTGGAATCAAAGCACTTAAAAGGAAAGAAGGCGACCCAGCAGAAATGTAGGGCAGAATCAAACGGTAGTAAATTGCACAGTACAGAGAAAGAACTGATGCATAAAGAGGCAATGCCTGAAAAATGTAATAATATTGATGTAGCAGCAAATGGTTTACTTGAAGCTACCAGTTCGATAGCTGAGAGTAATGCAGACGGAATAAAATCCAGTTACACAGAAATCCCAGCCCCTGTACAACAGATTACTGTAAATACATCTGATGATGAACAATCAGAACACAGAAATAACTACAGACCCAATAAGATAGATTCAATTGCAGGAGAACATGAGACTGATGTAAACAAATCTCTCTGTCCAAACGCTGCCTCCCTTTTGAACAGAAGCCGTGATTCTGACAATCTTCTTCAGACAAATGAGCTATTTTCTAAACTTGCCATCTGTAAATGCTCAGATCCTGTGAAACACACTGTATTAGAATGCTCAAAAGGTGTAAATGAAGCCCAGCAGATGGAAAGAAGCAGCAGACAATACTCGTGCACTGAAGCAACTGAAATAAACAGTTCTTACAAGACCTTTGCTGTGAACAATGCAACAGAGCATGAAACTAGGAGAGATAATGACTCTTCGTCACAGGAAACTGAGAGTACATTGCTAAAGGAGATCAGTGTTACTCCACCCATCACTTCATTTGGAAATGTAGTATGCTCGGATTCCCCGGGTTTTAAGTTCGTTGCCCTTTCAGCCATGCAAGAAATGCAGCGAGGAACAGAAGAGGCTGGGCCCTTAAAAGAAGAAAGCAACGTTACTTTGGACCTGATAGACAGTAAACCTGTCAGCACAGAGGGGGATGCTGAAATTGGTGTTGTTCTGCAAAGTGTCAACCAAATCTCACTGGCTTTGGGCCAACTAACTGCTGACACACAAGATTCTGAGTGTGTTGAAACATCAGCGCCTGAAGAAACTGAGGATGACTCTTGGGATACCCTTTTCAATGATGATGGAGATTGCTTAGACCCTCATCTCCTGGAAGAGGTAACAGAAGCTTTTTCTTCAATGTGGTTATCAGGTGATTAGTAAAATAATTTCCGAAGTTGTATTTTTGTATTTAATGTAGGAAAGTCTGATTATATTTccacattttctttgttctttgtttattcacttctggaaatctgaactttTGAGGCAGGGTTCATGatttttgaaaatattttctctcagatgTGGGTAATGTTGGCAAGGtcacatttattgtccatacctGCTTGCCCTGAAAGGTAATGGTGAACTTTTGCGAACCATTGTAGATCCTTTCAGGATGGTTGGAAATTTGACCTATTGATTACGAAGGAACACTATTATGTGTCGGACTCAGGGTAGTGTGACAGGCAGAGGCACTtgaaggtgatggtgtttccatgatctctctgctcttgtctttcttgcTGGTGGAAGTAACGGAGTTGGAATGTGCTGTTGAAGTAAGCAGGTCGCCAATACCAAAAGGAACAAACAAATAGCTCAGTAAGACAGGGGCAAGTCAAGAGTTTTTTTTGTAAGTTAGTACTCCCTGCAGAAGTTGTTTGATTTCGGCAGGATATTGAACTCTGTGGCAGGAGCAAACTGCTTTGTTTTGAATGGTGTTGAATGTTCTCAGTCAGGTGACTGgtgagtattctatcacattgcTGAGGTTCACCTTGCAGATGGTGCAGGAGCTTTGTGGAGTCCGGATGTGACTCACtcattggcacacacacagtctctgacCTTGTAACCAAACTGTTGTGTCTGATCCAGTTAACCTTCCACTCACTGGTGAGCCACCAGGATGTAAATGGAATGGGGCATCAGCTGATAGTGGTATCATTCAAGGTCAGAAAAAGGCTTGGGCTCTTTCTCGTTCAAGAGGGTCATTATCCAACAGTTGTGAGGCAGGAATGTGTCtgctatttgtcagcccaagcttgaatgttggcTAGTTCCTACTGTCAGCTGGCACTGGGGTGCTTCAGAACAAATTCTTTTTAAACTGGGAAGAAATGAAAATCATTTGGATTATCTGCAAGAAATTGGTATCCAAAGACCAAAAGGGACAAACAAATAGCTCGGGGCAAGGCAGGGATATTTTCAAAGCTCCAAAATGGGAAAGGTAATGAGAGGTAATTGGAATCTTATAGAtgtgaaagccagttggtgaaggatatagtaactggagccaatctttacttAGTATATTTATTTAGAGGCTGAACATTACACACACCTTAACTCAACCACACCCCAGTGTTGCTTGATATCTGCTCAAGTGAAACTCCAATTAGTTCCCTCCACCTGCATAAAATGAaatacaaataacaaagaacggcacagtggtcagcaccgctgcctcacagcgccagggaccctggtcaaTTTCtgccttgggtcacggtctgtgaggagtctgcacattctccccgtgtctgcgtgggtttcctccgggtgccccggtttcctcccacaatccaaagatgtgcgggttaggtagattggccatgctgaattgccccttcgtgtcacgaggattagcaagggtaaatacaagGCGTTccagagatggggcctgggtgagattgtggtcggtgcagactcgatgggccgaatggcctccttctgcactgttgggattctatgattctaaggagaaATAATTACAGAGCCTGGTGTAAAATCATTCAGGTCAGCACTCAAAACAAAGGTCTTCAGAGAGTCCATGAATAGCAAACACAGATGAGAAAAATCATTCAACATAAGTTCACCCATCCAGCGTGACCCTAAATTGTCTCTAATTGGTGTTTAAGTTAACCCGGGATTTTCGCCTACACGACTGTTATCAATCTGCTCCATTTGTTGGCCACTGTTTATAAGGAGCGACCCAATATCAATTCTCCATTTAAGTTCAGGTTCAGTTTGAACCTGTTGCCCACGTCCTATTCTTGCAAGTTAATTTGAAGGGATTTGCCTTTTCCGTGACAATGCCTGGTCTTGCATCCCTCCAGAAGCCACCTTTTGACACTAAAAGGCCCTTAAGTATTTCCCTGTAGCTGAGGCGTGCTACGAAGCAGCTTTAAGTGATAAATTCCAGCCCCTCGTGCCATCACCCATCTCAAAATCTGAATTGGATGCAATCGGACAAAAATTGAATTCTAAAAACTGGGGGTGGGGAACGAGAAGCACTAATATTTTTCTGTGAAAAGGTGGCCAAACAGAATAATTATCCTTCAGCATGAATTCAGGGACGCATGCTGAATGCCAGCAGGTGGAGCTAAGATACCTCCAGGTTCCTGGAAAATTACGGCACTAGATTAAAAGAAAATTCAGGCAGCCAATCACAATGCACAATtccgtctttttttttaaaagggtaaTCCTCAAATTAACCTACTTTTTTTTCCAGGGTAAGCTGTTCACTATCAACTTTAAtgtaagaatccctacagtgcagaaggaggccattcagcctatcgagtctgcaccgacaacagtcccacccaggccttatccccgtgactccacacatttaccccactaatccctctaacctacgcatcccgggacactaaggggcaatttagcatggccaatcaacctaaccggcacatctttggactgcaggaggaaaccggatcacctggaggaaatccacacagacacggggagaatgtgcagactctgcacagacagtgacccaggccgggaattgaatctgggtccctggtgctgtgag
Above is a genomic segment from Mustelus asterias chromosome 11, sMusAst1.hap1.1, whole genome shotgun sequence containing:
- the r3hcc1l gene encoding R3H and coiled-coil domain-containing protein 1-like, which produces MDREYDKSKPRSKRPDKALYVPRARRHVSVEQQPECGPKQEGEARKLLRSTTEAAEKSESSAVAQVSSCNDLGVPHGQMRADTNLPQQEESKNELKTKDLKKKQGVNSVRDRRSGEGSGLESKHLKGKKATQQKCRAESNGSKLHSTEKELMHKEAMPEKCNNIDVAANGLLEATSSIAESNADGIKSSYTEIPAPVQQITVNTSDDEQSEHRNNYRPNKIDSIAGEHETDVNKSLCPNAASLLNRSRDSDNLLQTNELFSKLAICKCSDPVKHTVLECSKGVNEAQQMERSSRQYSCTEATEINSSYKTFAVNNATEHETRRDNDSSSQETESTLLKEISVTPPITSFGNVVCSDSPGFKFVALSAMQEMQRGTEEAGPLKEESNVTLDLIDSKPVSTEGDAEIGVVLQSVNQISLALGQLTADTQDSECVETSAPEETEDDSWDTLFNDDGDCLDPHLLEELTANKKPKKIIQDPCFNYYNYQPAEPDIDDSEFSHIVEIYDFPAEFKTEDLLRAFSSYQKKGFDIKWVDNTHALGLFSSAIAARDAISTKHPMLKTRPLSQASRSSKVKARSCAEFLLPAKERPQTSAMLARRLVIGALGVRSKQTKAEQEAERKKLKEARAQKQLAAQQIEDAWEGR